A stretch of [Clostridium] scindens DNA encodes these proteins:
- a CDS encoding 6-phosphofructokinase, which produces MRKKGLLAGQSGGPTAVINSSLYGVVAQARCHRDEIAGIYGMVNGIEGFLEGKVLDFEKELPGERLDGLLTTPGAYLGSCRYKLPEDLEDPVYQKLFEKFEELGIGYILYIGGNDSMDTVSKLSRYGKKIGSSIAILGEPKTIDNDLVLTDHTPGFGSAAKYVASTVREIATDASVYETKSVTIVEIMGRHAGWLTAAAVLARKYEGDNPLLIYLPEVAFDQEAFLERLKACFEVSKAVVVCVSEGIRDQEGVFICEYDSEAGTDSFGHKMLAGCGKYLERLVRGRLGVKARSVELNVSQRCSVSMMSDTDRQEAVMAGRYGVRAALKGETGKMISFVRAANAPYRIDCGLEDVDDICNKEKTVPLAWITQDGSDLSQEFQEYARPLVKGNVQATEDEDGLPLFVCRRS; this is translated from the coding sequence ATGAGAAAAAAAGGATTACTGGCAGGGCAGTCCGGAGGCCCTACCGCTGTCATCAACAGCAGCCTGTACGGCGTGGTTGCGCAGGCGCGATGCCATAGGGATGAGATTGCGGGAATCTATGGAATGGTGAATGGAATTGAAGGATTCCTGGAAGGAAAGGTACTGGATTTTGAAAAAGAACTGCCAGGGGAACGCTTAGACGGGCTTCTGACAACCCCGGGCGCTTACTTAGGCTCCTGCCGCTATAAGCTGCCGGAGGATCTGGAAGATCCGGTGTATCAGAAATTATTTGAAAAGTTTGAAGAACTAGGAATCGGATATATCCTGTATATAGGAGGAAATGATTCCATGGACACGGTAAGCAAGTTATCCCGATATGGAAAGAAGATAGGAAGCAGCATAGCCATTCTCGGCGAACCCAAGACTATAGACAACGATCTTGTGCTTACAGACCATACGCCGGGATTTGGGAGCGCTGCGAAATATGTAGCTTCTACCGTTCGGGAGATTGCCACGGATGCCAGCGTATATGAGACGAAGTCCGTGACGATTGTGGAGATCATGGGGCGTCACGCAGGCTGGCTGACGGCTGCCGCAGTACTGGCAAGAAAGTATGAAGGAGACAATCCTCTTTTGATCTATCTTCCGGAAGTTGCTTTTGATCAGGAGGCATTCCTGGAGCGCTTAAAAGCATGCTTTGAGGTTTCGAAAGCCGTGGTAGTCTGCGTATCAGAAGGCATCCGGGATCAGGAAGGCGTGTTTATCTGCGAATACGACAGCGAGGCAGGCACGGACAGTTTTGGACATAAGATGCTGGCCGGCTGCGGCAAATATCTGGAGCGTCTGGTAAGGGGAAGGCTTGGCGTAAAAGCCAGATCCGTAGAACTGAATGTCAGCCAGCGCTGCTCTGTGTCCATGATGTCAGACACGGATCGCCAGGAGGCGGTCATGGCGGGAAGATATGGCGTACGCGCGGCATTAAAAGGGGAGACAGGCAAGATGATATCTTTCGTGCGCGCGGCAAATGCGCCTTATCGCATCGACTGCGGGCTGGAAGATGTGGATGATATCTGTAACAAAGAAAAGACTGTGCCTCTTGCGTGGATCACGCAAGACGGCTCTGACCTTAGCCAGGAGTTCCAGGAGTATGCAAGGCCGCTGGTAAAAGGAAACGTACAGGCAACAGAGGATGAAGACGGGCTACCGCTCTTCGTCTGCCGCAGATCATAG
- the rpiB gene encoding ribose 5-phosphate isomerase B, whose protein sequence is MIAVGCDHGGYDLKQEILRYLEEQNIEYTDYGCYSRESVDYPVYARKVAEAVKDGACEKGILICGTGIGISIAANRIAGIRAALCADCFSAQATREHNDANILALGARVVGPGLAVKIADTFLHTDFSGDERHRRRIELIEG, encoded by the coding sequence ATGATAGCAGTCGGATGCGATCACGGCGGATATGACCTGAAGCAGGAGATTCTCCGTTATCTTGAAGAACAGAATATAGAATATACGGATTATGGCTGTTATAGCCGGGAATCCGTTGATTATCCAGTGTATGCGAGAAAAGTGGCGGAAGCGGTGAAGGATGGAGCATGTGAAAAAGGAATCCTGATCTGCGGCACTGGAATCGGGATTTCCATCGCGGCCAACCGGATTGCGGGAATCCGTGCGGCGCTTTGCGCAGACTGTTTCAGCGCACAGGCAACAAGAGAGCATAATGATGCCAATATACTTGCTCTCGGAGCACGCGTGGTGGGACCAGGGCTGGCGGTAAAGATCGCCGATACATTCCTCCATACGGATTTTTCGGGGGATGAACGGCACAGGAGAAGGATTGAATTGATAGAAGGGTAG
- a CDS encoding FadR/GntR family transcriptional regulator yields MQTISYLKKVSSESVVQQVINALTDAMINRELRPGDKIPTEAEMAENMGVGRNSIREAIKILVYLGVLEIRRAEGTFVCEGFSESMIDPMIYGIILDKEDSYENLMELREMIEVGVLQLAMAKVQEEELKSLKEKLGHMKTAIEAGSENVENAFWADNEFHDAICNIGKNPLVNKINQVVRVLTYSMRFTTVETMIKTGRGQELYEAHQKIYEMIENKVTDNLNMAVRKTYFSEIPFANRED; encoded by the coding sequence ATGCAAACCATCAGTTATTTGAAAAAAGTAAGCAGTGAATCAGTAGTGCAGCAGGTGATCAATGCGCTGACAGACGCCATGATCAACAGAGAACTTCGCCCGGGAGACAAGATCCCGACAGAGGCGGAGATGGCTGAGAACATGGGCGTTGGGAGAAATTCCATACGGGAGGCCATTAAGATCCTGGTGTATCTGGGAGTGCTGGAAATAAGGAGAGCGGAAGGCACGTTTGTCTGCGAAGGATTTTCCGAGAGCATGATCGACCCCATGATTTATGGCATTATATTGGATAAAGAGGATTCTTACGAGAATCTCATGGAGCTTCGTGAAATGATCGAGGTAGGCGTACTCCAGCTTGCCATGGCAAAGGTCCAGGAAGAGGAACTGAAGTCTCTTAAGGAAAAACTGGGACATATGAAGACTGCCATTGAAGCAGGCTCTGAAAATGTGGAGAATGCCTTCTGGGCTGACAACGAATTCCATGATGCCATATGTAATATAGGGAAGAACCCCCTGGTAAATAAAATCAACCAGGTGGTGCGGGTCCTGACGTATTCCATGCGTTTCACCACCGTTGAGACGATGATCAAGACGGGAAGGGGACAGGAGTTATACGAGGCGCACCAGAAGATCTACGAGATGATTGAGAATAAAGTTACGGACAATCTTAACATGGCTGTAAGAAAAACTTATTTTTCTGAAATCCCATTTGCCAACAGAGAAGATTAA
- a CDS encoding SDR family NAD(P)-dependent oxidoreductase: protein MLDFDGQVVIVTGSGSPKGIGKTIAKTFAKQKAAVVIADMNEAGVQDTVKEIKELGGEAFGVTVNVTDEASVQKMVDDVMKEYGRIDVLVNNAGISQKVTVEDMTLADMKKIFEVNMFGLFLCTQKCMKVMRQQKYGRIVNLSSVSGKRGGGVFGGAHYSASKAAVLAFSKNLSREISAEGITINSVCPGLINTEIWKSLPKEDADKIIDGIPMGRPGETQEVANAIVFLASKEASYITGEEIDINGGSHMD from the coding sequence ATGTTGGATTTTGATGGTCAGGTAGTAATTGTAACAGGAAGCGGATCCCCAAAGGGAATTGGAAAGACGATTGCCAAGACGTTCGCAAAGCAGAAGGCAGCGGTTGTCATTGCAGACATGAATGAAGCGGGCGTGCAGGACACGGTTAAGGAGATTAAAGAACTGGGCGGCGAAGCTTTCGGCGTAACGGTAAACGTGACGGATGAGGCATCCGTTCAGAAGATGGTAGACGACGTTATGAAAGAATACGGACGCATTGATGTGCTGGTCAATAACGCAGGGATCTCCCAGAAGGTAACGGTGGAAGATATGACGCTTGCGGATATGAAGAAAATCTTTGAAGTAAATATGTTCGGGCTGTTCCTGTGTACGCAGAAATGCATGAAGGTCATGCGTCAGCAGAAATACGGAAGAATCGTTAACTTGTCCTCCGTATCTGGAAAAAGAGGGGGCGGCGTATTCGGAGGCGCGCACTATTCCGCATCTAAGGCAGCAGTGCTGGCATTCTCCAAGAATCTTTCCAGAGAGATCTCGGCAGAGGGAATTACGATCAACAGCGTTTGCCCTGGCCTGATCAATACAGAGATCTGGAAATCCCTTCCAAAGGAAGACGCTGACAAGATCATTGACGGAATCCCGATGGGACGCCCGGGAGAGACACAGGAAGTTGCGAACGCGATCGTATTCCTGGCATCCAAGGAAGCATCCTACATTACAGGAGAAGAAATCGACATCAACGGCGGATCTCACATGGATTAA
- a CDS encoding transketolase family protein yields MSEVKKATRDGFGEEIVKLGKLDNDIYVVDVDIGKSCKTGEFRKQLPEQYLNVGIAEQNAAGVAAGLATCGKVPFIVTYAVFGSLRMCEMIRQEVCYPKLNVKIACSHGGVTPANDGASHQSIEDMGVLRTIPNMTVLMPADYNSAKKLVKEAAEYEGPVYLRFTRDAIPVIYPEDAEFKIGKANKLKEGKDVSIIANGDTVSIAIKAAELLEAEGISVKLLDMHTIKPLDNEAALECVNETGRIITVEDHNVMNGLGSAVSEVAAETGRCVVKRIGIQDQFGQSAPYERLLAINGITVENIVATAKELVK; encoded by the coding sequence ATGAGTGAAGTTAAGAAAGCAACCAGAGATGGTTTTGGCGAGGAGATCGTAAAACTTGGAAAATTGGATAACGATATTTATGTAGTAGACGTAGACATCGGAAAGTCCTGCAAGACAGGAGAATTTCGCAAGCAGCTTCCGGAGCAGTATCTGAATGTGGGAATTGCGGAGCAGAACGCGGCCGGCGTGGCAGCAGGCCTTGCAACATGCGGAAAAGTCCCGTTTATCGTAACCTATGCGGTATTCGGCTCCCTGCGCATGTGCGAAATGATCCGCCAGGAGGTCTGCTATCCAAAGCTGAATGTAAAGATCGCCTGCTCGCATGGCGGCGTGACACCTGCAAACGATGGCGCCAGCCACCAGAGCATTGAGGATATGGGCGTTTTGAGGACGATTCCGAATATGACCGTGCTGATGCCTGCGGACTATAACTCCGCAAAGAAGTTGGTAAAGGAAGCCGCAGAATATGAAGGACCGGTATATCTTCGGTTTACGAGGGATGCAATTCCGGTGATCTATCCAGAAGATGCAGAATTCAAGATTGGAAAGGCCAACAAGCTCAAAGAAGGAAAAGACGTATCCATCATAGCAAACGGAGACACCGTCTCCATCGCGATCAAGGCAGCAGAACTTCTGGAAGCAGAAGGCATATCCGTAAAATTGCTTGATATGCATACCATCAAGCCTCTGGATAATGAAGCAGCCTTAGAATGCGTCAACGAGACCGGCAGAATCATAACCGTGGAAGATCATAATGTTATGAATGGACTTGGAAGCGCGGTCAGCGAAGTGGCTGCCGAGACAGGAAGATGCGTCGTTAAGCGTATCGGCATCCAGGATCAGTTCGGGCAGTCCGCGCCATATGAGAGACTGCTGGCAATCAATGGTATCACCGTAGAAAATATTGTAGCAACAGCAAAAGAATTAGTAAAATAA
- a CDS encoding transketolase, whose product MRNVSVEELEKQSIELRKKVITMIHKAKSGHPGGSLSAADFVTALYFREMDIDPKNPKWEDRDRFVLSKGHVCPVQYAALATLGFFDESVLDTLRQEGSILQGHPDMKKCPGIDISTGSLGQGLACGVGMGIAAKKDKKDYRVFVVVGDGECQEGEIWEAAQTAHKYELDNLVVFVDNNNLQLDGTTDEVMPNINLGEKFAAFGFDTYEIDGHDMKQIVDTLDRIRMRKNGKPKCIFANTVKGKGVSFMENQCGWHGVAPDDEQYEQAMKELDEQLKKLEAR is encoded by the coding sequence ATGAGAAATGTAAGTGTGGAAGAACTGGAAAAACAGAGTATTGAGTTAAGAAAAAAAGTAATCACCATGATACATAAGGCCAAATCCGGACACCCCGGCGGATCCCTCTCAGCGGCAGACTTTGTGACCGCATTGTATTTCCGTGAGATGGATATTGACCCTAAGAATCCAAAATGGGAGGACCGGGACCGGTTCGTATTATCCAAAGGGCATGTATGCCCGGTCCAGTATGCAGCGCTTGCCACGCTGGGATTCTTTGATGAGTCCGTGCTGGATACGCTTCGCCAGGAAGGTTCCATTCTCCAGGGGCATCCGGATATGAAGAAATGTCCTGGAATCGACATCTCCACCGGATCCTTGGGACAGGGCCTTGCCTGCGGCGTAGGAATGGGAATCGCAGCCAAGAAGGATAAAAAGGATTACAGAGTATTCGTCGTGGTAGGAGACGGCGAGTGCCAGGAAGGCGAGATCTGGGAGGCAGCCCAGACTGCGCACAAGTACGAACTGGATAATCTGGTGGTATTCGTCGACAACAACAACCTGCAGCTGGACGGAACGACGGACGAGGTAATGCCGAACATTAATCTGGGCGAGAAGTTTGCGGCATTTGGCTTTGATACATACGAGATTGACGGCCATGACATGAAGCAGATCGTGGATACGCTGGATCGCATCCGCATGAGAAAGAATGGAAAGCCCAAATGCATCTTTGCCAATACGGTAAAAGGAAAAGGCGTATCTTTTATGGAAAACCAGTGTGGATGGCACGGTGTTGCGCCTGACGATGAGCAGTATGAGCAGGCAATGAAAGAACTGGATGAACAGTTGAAAAAATTGGAAGCCAGATAA
- a CDS encoding TRAP transporter large permease: protein MVAAILFITFAILLLIGAPIAVCLGISSVAAMIAQGAGRPLETVMSSLPMIVSASTSKFVLLAIPFFILAGNIMEKAGISEKLIKLAEACVGHIRGGLAIVCVIVACFFAAISGSGPATVAALGVIIVPAMIKSGYKPAFSAALMAAAGAIGVIIPPSITFVVYGSIADTSIGDLFIAGLLPGIIMGIGLMIVALVVGRKSDLKTLPKASKKERWAAFKDAFWGLMMPVIILGGIYGGIFTPTEAAAVSVVYGLFVGVFIYKKIRFKEFYAILMDTTSTTATVMFITMAASLFAYVLTRARLDVTISSALENATGGSVIIFFIIVNIILLIAGCFLDSTSALYIFTPLFVPVAQALGIDLIHLGVVMIVNLAIGLFTPPVGVNLYVACGVGNVNLKQISKAVVSLILAALIVLLLVTYIPKISLLFI from the coding sequence GTGGTAGCAGCAATTCTATTTATAACATTTGCCATACTGCTTCTGATAGGCGCGCCTATCGCGGTATGCCTCGGAATATCAAGCGTGGCGGCAATGATCGCGCAGGGAGCCGGACGGCCGCTTGAGACGGTGATGAGCAGCCTGCCGATGATCGTATCTGCATCCACCAGCAAGTTTGTATTACTTGCGATTCCCTTCTTCATTCTGGCAGGAAACATTATGGAGAAGGCTGGAATCTCAGAGAAATTGATCAAGCTGGCGGAGGCCTGCGTAGGACACATCAGAGGCGGACTGGCCATCGTGTGCGTGATCGTTGCCTGCTTCTTTGCGGCGATCTCCGGATCTGGCCCGGCTACCGTGGCGGCCCTTGGAGTCATTATCGTACCGGCAATGATCAAGTCCGGTTACAAGCCGGCGTTCTCGGCAGCGCTGATGGCAGCGGCAGGAGCCATAGGAGTTATCATTCCTCCGTCCATTACCTTTGTCGTATACGGCTCTATAGCCGATACTTCCATCGGAGACTTATTTATCGCAGGACTCCTTCCCGGAATTATTATGGGAATCGGCTTGATGATCGTAGCGTTGGTGGTAGGCAGAAAATCGGATCTAAAGACGCTTCCAAAAGCCAGCAAAAAAGAACGCTGGGCAGCGTTTAAGGATGCGTTCTGGGGCCTGATGATGCCGGTTATCATCCTGGGCGGCATATATGGCGGAATCTTTACCCCGACCGAGGCAGCGGCAGTATCCGTTGTATATGGGCTTTTCGTAGGAGTCTTTATTTATAAGAAGATTCGCTTCAAAGAGTTCTACGCGATTCTGATGGACACTACATCAACCACGGCGACCGTCATGTTTATTACGATGGCAGCCAGCCTGTTTGCCTATGTGCTTACAAGGGCAAGACTCGACGTGACGATCAGCTCGGCGCTTGAAAATGCCACGGGCGGAAGCGTAATTATCTTCTTTATTATTGTTAACATCATCCTATTGATCGCAGGATGCTTCCTGGACTCAACATCGGCGCTGTATATTTTTACGCCGCTGTTCGTACCGGTCGCTCAGGCTTTGGGCATAGATCTGATCCATTTAGGCGTTGTCATGATCGTAAACCTGGCAATCGGACTCTTTACGCCGCCGGTAGGCGTCAACCTCTACGTAGCCTGCGGGGTAGGAAATGTCAACCTGAAGCAGATATCAAAGGCAGTGGTCTCTTTGATTCTTGCAGCATTGATCGTATTGCTGCTGGTAACCTATATACCTAAGATTTCACTACTATTTATTTAA
- a CDS encoding TRAP transporter small permease, giving the protein MKIFDKIEEILAAVCLVVMAILTFANVIARYLFSASFSFSEEITTYLFVLLSMLGTAIAAKRRAHLGLSIVTDAVGPKAEKILRIIGYVAAVLFTGAIFYYGIRMVMNQRMLGQVTAGMQWPEWIFGSFVPIGAFFATVRFIQVLIEEIRRNPEKEERE; this is encoded by the coding sequence ATGAAGATATTTGACAAGATAGAAGAAATACTGGCGGCGGTATGCCTGGTTGTCATGGCAATCCTTACATTTGCCAATGTTATAGCCCGATATCTGTTCAGTGCGTCCTTCTCCTTCTCAGAAGAGATTACGACTTACCTGTTCGTCCTTCTGAGCATGCTTGGAACCGCCATCGCGGCAAAGCGCCGGGCGCACCTGGGACTGAGCATCGTGACGGATGCTGTTGGCCCGAAGGCAGAGAAGATACTGCGGATCATCGGCTACGTGGCGGCTGTGCTATTTACCGGAGCCATCTTTTACTACGGGATCCGCATGGTGATGAATCAGAGAATGCTTGGACAGGTTACGGCGGGCATGCAGTGGCCGGAATGGATTTTCGGATCCTTTGTCCCCATCGGGGCATTCTTTGCTACGGTACGGTTTATCCAGGTACTGATAGAAGAAATTAGAAGAAATCCAGAAAAGGAGGAACGTGAATAG
- a CDS encoding DctP family TRAP transporter solute-binding subunit — protein MKVRALSLLIAGAVIISTLTGCGKSSSDKAANEKKDDSYQKIELVMAVNGTDIQIDARVADKFAELVEEETDGNVTIAVYPNDQLAGGNSTKGIEMIAGGGVDLAAYATCVMAVIDEQLSVATIPWIFEDYQDARETIDGTGGEYYAERLEKKGITYLGSFHNGFRQITNSKREVKTPEDVKRLKIRVPGSEVYMKFFKTLGADPVAMSWSEVFTAIQQGTIDGQENGICITESAKMDEVQDYLTLWNYTYENDLFVANTEIWESLEPKTRKMLQEKAREACEWGRDTLEAEEADIVKEFEAEGMNVTELTEEELDAFKESISGMKQEFIKKYGEKACEAFDIEEE, from the coding sequence ATGAAGGTTAGGGCATTGAGTTTGCTGATTGCTGGGGCCGTAATCATCAGTACGCTGACCGGATGCGGCAAAAGTTCATCGGATAAGGCGGCAAATGAGAAAAAAGATGACAGTTACCAGAAGATTGAACTGGTAATGGCTGTAAACGGAACGGATATCCAGATTGATGCCAGAGTGGCAGACAAGTTTGCGGAACTGGTTGAAGAAGAGACGGATGGAAATGTTACGATCGCCGTTTATCCCAATGACCAGCTTGCGGGAGGAAACTCTACGAAAGGAATTGAGATGATCGCGGGAGGAGGCGTAGATCTGGCTGCTTATGCGACCTGCGTTATGGCAGTCATTGACGAGCAGCTGTCGGTAGCTACGATTCCATGGATATTCGAGGATTACCAGGATGCAAGAGAGACCATCGACGGGACTGGTGGAGAGTATTACGCAGAGCGCCTGGAAAAGAAAGGCATTACATATCTGGGCTCCTTCCACAACGGCTTCCGTCAGATCACGAATAGCAAGCGGGAAGTGAAGACGCCGGAAGATGTCAAAAGGCTGAAGATCAGAGTGCCAGGCAGCGAGGTATATATGAAGTTCTTCAAGACGCTGGGGGCGGATCCCGTGGCTATGAGCTGGAGCGAAGTGTTCACAGCCATCCAGCAAGGCACGATAGACGGGCAGGAGAACGGCATCTGCATTACGGAATCGGCGAAGATGGATGAGGTACAGGATTATCTTACATTGTGGAATTATACATACGAGAACGACCTGTTCGTGGCCAATACCGAGATCTGGGAATCCCTGGAGCCAAAGACGAGAAAGATGCTTCAGGAAAAGGCAAGGGAAGCCTGCGAGTGGGGAAGAGACACGCTGGAGGCCGAAGAGGCGGATATTGTAAAAGAGTTTGAGGCAGAAGGAATGAACGTGACAGAACTGACAGAGGAAGAACTGGATGCCTTCAAAGAGTCGATAAGCGGCATGAAGCAGGAGTTTATTAAGAAATACGGCGAGAAAGCCTGCGAGGCTTTTGACATTGAAGAGGAATAG
- a CDS encoding sensor histidine kinase has translation MQLWKKNFLAIYFLLLAVIFGGLLFLEGYMWNHELEQWSKRAWKGEKSAAYLVEGFYSEDKEQMSMNIDYAAKKYRNSGIYMNITIDGIRMAKHVPEGLELRDHSQIVEHKGGKFLVIADRMMIEGESVEVLYMESLESMYRMQNERLLAFAGIGILFSAMAGLLLYATMLRINRPVSQAAHELRTPLTGIRGYAEYIMMANITEEERFYAAGQIVESAKNLEDVVEKLLIMGNLAEGTVSMENVDLMCLADKLRTKYPQVKITGRTGRLWGDPVLIECLFENLLSNAIHAGDEVKVILNKGSISIWNNGAYIGEKELKAVNKNLKMPGKRKGRHGYGIRLCQEIAAVHGWRLVYESSREEGTTARIIL, from the coding sequence ATGCAGTTATGGAAAAAGAATTTTCTGGCCATTTATTTCCTGCTTCTGGCAGTAATCTTTGGCGGCCTTCTTTTTCTGGAAGGCTATATGTGGAATCATGAGCTGGAGCAGTGGAGCAAGCGGGCATGGAAAGGAGAGAAAAGCGCAGCCTACCTGGTGGAGGGATTCTATAGCGAAGATAAAGAACAGATGTCCATGAATATTGACTATGCTGCCAAAAAATACCGAAACTCAGGAATCTATATGAATATCACCATAGATGGGATTCGCATGGCCAAGCATGTGCCAGAGGGCCTTGAATTAAGGGACCATTCGCAGATCGTAGAGCACAAGGGAGGCAAGTTTTTGGTAATTGCGGACAGGATGATGATAGAAGGAGAATCTGTGGAGGTCCTATACATGGAAAGCCTGGAATCTATGTACCGGATGCAGAACGAGCGGCTGCTGGCGTTTGCGGGCATAGGAATTCTTTTCTCCGCTATGGCGGGCCTGCTGCTCTACGCTACCATGTTAAGGATCAACCGTCCCGTCAGCCAGGCAGCCCATGAACTTCGCACGCCCCTTACCGGCATCCGGGGATATGCGGAATACATCATGATGGCCAATATCACGGAGGAAGAACGATTCTATGCTGCTGGCCAGATCGTAGAAAGCGCGAAGAATCTGGAAGATGTGGTAGAAAAACTTCTGATCATGGGAAATCTGGCAGAAGGCACGGTAAGCATGGAAAACGTCGATTTGATGTGCCTGGCGGATAAACTAAGGACGAAATACCCGCAGGTAAAGATTACGGGAAGGACAGGCCGCCTATGGGGCGACCCGGTACTGATCGAATGCCTTTTTGAAAACCTGCTCTCCAATGCCATTCACGCGGGAGACGAAGTGAAGGTTATCCTGAATAAAGGATCCATCAGCATCTGGAATAACGGAGCGTATATCGGGGAAAAGGAATTAAAGGCAGTCAACAAGAACCTTAAGATGCCCGGTAAGCGCAAAGGCAGGCATGGCTACGGTATCCGCCTGTGTCAGGAGATCGCGGCGGTACATGGATGGCGGCTGGTATATGAATCATCCAGAGAAGAAGGAACCACGGCCCGGATTATATTATGA
- a CDS encoding response regulator transcription factor has protein sequence MAVILIVEDDRKINELIRRTLAMSGHTGLTAFSGREALKAAQENRPDLILLDIGLPDADGLSLMKQFDGIPVICVTAKGEVSNRVKGLMGGAEDYIVKPFALEELIARIQVVLRRNHKEQTLYRIGDTEIDLKSGIVKRNGAIVELASQEYGLLKTLLENKNIALSRSRLLDLAWGMDYEGEERTVDVHIRRLRQKLGMEESIKTIFKYGYRLEI, from the coding sequence ATGGCAGTTATATTGATTGTAGAAGATGACAGAAAGATCAATGAATTGATACGCAGGACTCTCGCAATGTCGGGACACACAGGGCTTACGGCTTTTTCCGGCCGGGAAGCCCTTAAAGCGGCGCAGGAGAATCGGCCAGATCTGATTCTTCTGGATATTGGCCTTCCGGATGCGGACGGCCTTTCGCTGATGAAGCAGTTTGACGGTATCCCCGTCATATGCGTGACAGCCAAAGGCGAAGTGTCAAACCGGGTAAAAGGGCTGATGGGCGGCGCGGAAGACTATATCGTCAAGCCATTTGCCCTGGAAGAACTGATTGCCAGGATCCAGGTAGTTCTGCGAAGAAATCACAAGGAACAGACGCTCTACCGAATCGGTGACACGGAGATTGATCTGAAAAGCGGCATTGTCAAGAGGAATGGAGCCATAGTGGAACTAGCCAGCCAGGAATATGGACTATTGAAGACGCTGCTGGAGAATAAGAATATCGCGCTGTCCAGAAGCCGCCTTCTGGATCTGGCCTGGGGGATGGACTATGAGGGGGAAGAACGCACTGTTGATGTACATATACGCAGGCTGAGGCAGAAACTGGGAATGGAAGAATCTATCAAGACAATTTTTAAATATGGATATCGATTGGAGATATAA